A single region of the Pyricularia oryzae 70-15 chromosome 4, whole genome shotgun sequence genome encodes:
- a CDS encoding mRNA-capping enzyme subunit alpha, producing MEQQPQNPPGLYRISDINNPGQNVDKPTRYYGEHAHVRNDSRSIWELRKNLQTLLNFPKSGFPGAQPVSFLRRHIEELRREDYYVCEKSDGVRYLLWLTEDDHGGECQYLINRKNEYFHINETRLHFPLPPPEEDKAKFHKDTIVDGELVLDDVGGGRKEPVFLVFDCLVIDGMSLVERTLDKRLGYFKERVFKPYKELFREYPDEQQFQAFRVELKDMQVSYGLEMMFRQVLPKLRHGNDGLIFTCRNSSYVFGTDDHIVKWKPPEENTIDFKLALTFPRVEPDPEVDGPDAEPYEDYDSIPTAQLLAWTGKGNPETHFGDLYLTQEEWEALKKLNEPLHGRVVECGQDEQKRWRLHRFRDDKENGNFIKVMGNVMESIRDGVSEKELIDASKGIRDSWKQRAR from the exons ATGGAGCAGCAACCTCAGAACCCGCCCGGACTGTACCGGATCAGCGATATAAATAACCCTGGCCAGAACGTCGACAAGCCAACCCGCTACTATGGAGAACATGCACATGTGAGAAACGACAGCCGCTCAATATGGGAGCTCCGCAAAAACCTTCAGACCTTGTTGAACTTTCCAAAGTCTGGGTTTCCCGGCGCACAACCAGTTAGCTTCCTGCGCCGACACATCGAGGAGTTGAGGAGGGAAGA CTACTATGTCTGCGAGAAATCAGATGGCGTGCGCTACCTCCTGTGGTTGACAGAAGACGACCACGGCGGCGAGTGCCAGTACCTAATCAACCGCAAGAACGAATACTTTCACATCAACGAGACCCGACTGCACTTCCCACTCCCGCCGCCCGAGGAGGACAAGGCAAAGTTTCACAAGGACACGATTGTGGATGGCGAACTTGTCCTTGACGACGTTGGCGGTGGACGCAAGGAGCCtgtttttttggtctttGACTGTCTCGTCATTGACGGGATGAGTCTAGTTGAACGTACGCTTGACAAGAGGCTCGGCTACTTTAAGGAACGAGTCTTCAAGCCGTACAAGGAGCTGTTTCGCGAATACCCCGACGAGCAGCAGTTCCAAGCGTTCCGGGTCGAACTGAAGGACATGCAGGTCAGCTACGGCCTGGAGATGATGTTCCGTCAAGTACTGCCGAAACTGCGACACGGCAACGACGGTCTCATCTTTACGTGCCGGAACAGTAGCTACGTTTTCGGTACGGACGATCACATAGTGAAGTGGAAGCCGCCAGAGGAGAACACCATCGATTTCAAGCTGGCGCTCACCTTTCCTCGGGTAGAGCCGGATCCAGAGGTCGACGGACCCGACGCGGAACCCTACGAGGACTACGACAGCATACCTACGGCCCAGCTGCTCGCCTGGACTGGTAAGGGCAATCCAGAGACGCACTTTGGCGACCTCTACCTGACCCAGGAGGAGTGGGAGGCTTTGAAAAAGCTCAACGAGCCGCTGCACGGCCGAGTTGTCGAGTGCGGCCAGGACGAGCAAAAGCGGTGGCGGCTGCACCGGTTCCGCGACGACAAGGAGAACGGCAACTTTATCAAGGTCATGGGCAACGTTATGGAAAGCATCCGGGACGGCGTGTCCGAAAAGGAGCTGATCGACGCATCCAAGGGGATCAGAGATAGCTGGAAGCAGAGGGCGAGGTAg